One region of Brachybacterium saurashtrense genomic DNA includes:
- a CDS encoding PLD nuclease N-terminal domain-containing protein produces the protein MLRGLLAVLSIALTVYALADCVQTEDDKVKGLPKWAWIVLIVLIPWVGPITWLFVGKERSPGGGGPGPRRGPVAPDEDPDFLRRLDEDIRRERREKRQRDQGDDSEA, from the coding sequence ATGCTTCGCGGTCTGCTCGCTGTCCTCTCCATCGCCCTGACCGTCTACGCGCTGGCCGACTGCGTGCAGACGGAGGACGACAAGGTCAAGGGCCTGCCCAAATGGGCCTGGATCGTGCTGATCGTGCTGATCCCCTGGGTGGGCCCCATCACGTGGCTGTTCGTGGGCAAGGAGCGCAGCCCGGGCGGCGGCGGTCCCGGCCCGCGCCGGGGACCTGTCGCGCCCGACGAGGACCCCGACTTCCTGCGCCGGCTCGACGAGGACATCCGCCGCGAGCGCCGCGAGAAGCGGCAGCGGGACCAGGGCGACGACTCCGAGGCCTGA
- the ccsB gene encoding c-type cytochrome biogenesis protein CcsB: protein MINEQLAEISNLALVVTIVLYVLALIGFGADLASTTQRRSDARLGALDRKDAPALQAAAVGADAGPGGASGGAVTGEAPAPGPIPDGSRTGAMSAQRFAFLLAGAATVLHVLGVTTRALATQRVPWANMYEFATTSTAVVMLAFLVFSIRRVELRALGTFVVGPVLLVLLLAQTFWIVPAAELTPSLQNSHWIYIHIGVAVIATALSILGAVVAGLQLLQARHEQALVARVAAGEEHPEHWGRAGHVLDRLPSSTVLEALSFRIHSVAFVCWTFTLIFGAIWAREAWGRFWGWDPKEVWTFIIWVIYAAYLHARATGGFRGSRAAGLALAGFVAVVFNYTIVNTVINGLHSYSGL from the coding sequence GTGATCAATGAGCAGCTGGCGGAGATCTCGAACCTCGCCCTCGTGGTGACGATCGTCCTCTACGTGCTCGCCCTGATCGGCTTCGGCGCCGATCTGGCCTCCACCACGCAGCGGCGCAGCGATGCGCGCCTGGGCGCTCTCGACCGGAAGGATGCCCCGGCGCTGCAGGCCGCCGCCGTGGGGGCCGATGCCGGCCCGGGAGGAGCCTCCGGAGGCGCGGTCACCGGGGAGGCCCCGGCCCCCGGGCCGATCCCGGACGGATCGCGCACCGGGGCGATGTCCGCGCAGCGGTTCGCCTTCCTGCTCGCGGGTGCGGCGACCGTGCTGCACGTGCTCGGGGTGACCACGCGGGCCCTGGCCACCCAGCGGGTGCCGTGGGCGAACATGTACGAGTTCGCCACCACCAGCACCGCCGTGGTGATGCTCGCGTTCCTGGTGTTCAGCATCCGGCGCGTGGAGCTGCGCGCGCTGGGCACCTTCGTGGTGGGCCCGGTGCTGCTGGTGCTGCTGCTGGCGCAGACCTTCTGGATCGTCCCGGCCGCGGAGCTCACCCCCAGCCTCCAGAACTCCCACTGGATCTACATCCACATCGGCGTGGCCGTGATCGCCACCGCCCTGTCGATCCTGGGTGCCGTGGTGGCCGGTCTGCAGCTGCTGCAGGCTCGGCACGAGCAGGCGCTGGTGGCCCGGGTCGCGGCGGGCGAGGAGCATCCCGAGCACTGGGGCCGCGCCGGGCACGTGCTGGACCGGCTGCCCTCCTCCACGGTGCTGGAGGCGCTGAGCTTCCGCATCCACTCGGTCGCCTTCGTGTGCTGGACCTTCACGCTCATCTTCGGCGCGATCTGGGCGCGCGAGGCGTGGGGCCGCTTCTGGGGCTGGGATCCCAAGGAGGTGTGGACCTTCATCATCTGGGTGATCTACGCCGCGTACCTCCACGCGCGCGCGACCGGCGGGTTCCGCGGCTCCCGCGCGGCCGGCCTGGCCCTGGCCGGATTCGTCGCGGTGGTGTTCAACTACACCATCGTCAACACGGTGATCAACGGCCTGCACTCGTACTCGGGGCTCTGA
- the resB gene encoding cytochrome c biogenesis protein ResB has translation MSTNAGSGAEGPAPDGAAPGSAGGAPARPTGESGRWSSKPEVDGARPVAPSLGLRGTLLFLWRQLTSMQTALILLMLLAIAAVPGSLYPQRSVNPALTEQFLEENGRWGEVLDALGAFEVFSSPWFSAIYLLLFISLIGCIVPRVGVHLKQLRARPPRTPARLTRFTGHTRLEVPGANAEALLESARTALRRSRYRTEVREEKRSRSVSAERGLLRESGNLLFHVALVGVLVCIAGGQLTTYRGQITVIEGDGFSNSLTQYDSFESGAWFDESDMPDFRFTLEDFRATYVQPGEAGTVGEPRSFEADVQVTTPGEEQVAQTVQVNKPLHVDGASMYLLGNGYAPEVTVTDPEGSVVAEGPVITVPLGDLGYTSQLVIKAPDARPEQTAVVGYFLPTGTIDDQGPRSLYPDALDPQLALTVHQGDLGLDTGIPQNAYEVDLTTLTPVAEEDGSPVLIRLYSGQEYELPDGTTVSFDGLRRYAAFDIAHNPFERWILVFALTAVAGLILSLFVPRRRVWVRVRETPHGAELEVAGLARSDDPALEDDVKALASSLATAQDGTGGTPHDLDPRRPARAADDSSEGSAQ, from the coding sequence GTGAGCACGAACGCGGGCTCGGGGGCCGAGGGCCCGGCGCCCGACGGCGCGGCGCCCGGGAGCGCGGGCGGAGCGCCGGCGCGCCCGACGGGCGAGAGCGGCCGATGGAGCAGCAAGCCGGAGGTGGACGGGGCGCGTCCGGTCGCGCCCTCGCTCGGCCTGCGCGGCACGCTGCTGTTCCTGTGGCGCCAGCTCACCAGCATGCAGACGGCGCTGATCCTGCTGATGCTGCTGGCGATCGCGGCGGTGCCCGGATCGCTGTACCCGCAGCGCAGCGTGAACCCGGCGCTCACCGAGCAGTTCCTCGAGGAGAACGGCCGCTGGGGCGAGGTCCTCGATGCGCTCGGCGCCTTCGAGGTGTTCTCCTCGCCGTGGTTCTCCGCGATCTACCTGCTGCTGTTCATCTCCCTGATCGGCTGCATCGTCCCGCGCGTGGGCGTGCACCTGAAGCAGCTGCGGGCCCGCCCGCCGCGCACCCCCGCCCGGCTCACCCGCTTCACCGGCCACACCCGCCTGGAGGTGCCGGGCGCAAACGCTGAGGCTCTGCTCGAGAGCGCCCGCACCGCGCTGCGCCGCTCCCGGTACCGCACCGAGGTGCGGGAGGAGAAGCGCTCCCGTTCCGTGAGCGCCGAGCGGGGCCTGCTGCGCGAGAGCGGCAACCTGCTGTTCCACGTCGCGCTGGTGGGCGTGCTGGTCTGCATCGCGGGCGGTCAGCTCACCACCTACCGCGGCCAGATCACGGTGATCGAAGGGGACGGCTTCTCGAACTCGCTCACCCAGTACGACTCCTTCGAGTCCGGGGCCTGGTTCGACGAGAGCGACATGCCGGACTTCCGCTTCACCCTCGAGGACTTCCGCGCCACCTACGTGCAGCCCGGCGAGGCCGGCACCGTGGGCGAGCCGCGCTCCTTCGAGGCGGACGTCCAGGTCACCACCCCCGGCGAGGAGCAGGTGGCGCAGACGGTCCAGGTGAACAAGCCGCTGCACGTGGACGGCGCCTCGATGTACCTGCTCGGCAACGGCTACGCCCCCGAGGTGACGGTCACCGATCCGGAGGGGAGCGTGGTGGCCGAGGGTCCGGTGATCACGGTGCCGCTGGGCGATCTCGGCTACACCTCGCAGCTGGTGATCAAGGCACCGGACGCGCGCCCCGAGCAGACGGCCGTGGTGGGCTACTTCCTGCCCACCGGCACCATCGACGACCAGGGCCCCCGGTCGCTCTACCCGGACGCCCTGGACCCGCAGCTCGCCCTCACCGTGCACCAGGGGGACCTGGGCCTGGACACCGGCATCCCCCAGAACGCCTACGAGGTGGATCTCACCACCCTCACCCCGGTCGCCGAGGAGGACGGCAGCCCGGTGCTGATCCGGCTCTACTCGGGCCAGGAGTACGAGCTGCCCGACGGCACCACCGTCAGCTTCGACGGACTGCGCCGCTACGCCGCCTTCGACATCGCGCACAATCCCTTCGAGCGCTGGATCCTGGTGTTCGCCCTGACCGCCGTGGCCGGGCTGATCCTCTCCCTGTTCGTGCCCCGCCGGCGCGTGTGGGTGCGGGTGCGGGAGACGCCGCACGGCGCCGAGCTCGAGGTGGCGGGTCTGGCCCGCAGCGACGACCCCGCGCTCGAGGACGACGTCAAGGCCCTGGCCTCCTCGCTCGCGACGGCGCAGGATGGGACCGGCGGCACGCCCCATGACCTCGATCCCCGGCGACCCGCACGGGCCGCGGACGACTCCTCAGAAGGAAGTGCACAGTGA
- a CDS encoding cytochrome c biogenesis CcdA family protein: MTLAEIGSAFQATALSGAILPALAVAAAAGLVAFLSPCVLPVVPGYLGYVSGLAGQGTSGASARTRPATGRMLAGSALFVAGFTVVFLILGGFAGALGYLLQEYALWIDRVAGAIVILMGLVFMGVIPGLSGTRRVSTKRPDAGLLGAPVMGLIFGLSWTPCIGPTYAAIVALSLDGGDGAVLRGALLSLAYSLGLGIPFVLFALLFDRALGVSRKLAAHRRTIGLLSGALLIAIGVLLMTGVWADWMSRLQGMISTFEPVV; encoded by the coding sequence ATGACCCTCGCCGAGATCGGGAGTGCCTTCCAGGCCACGGCGCTCTCCGGGGCGATCCTGCCCGCCCTCGCGGTCGCCGCCGCGGCGGGCCTGGTCGCGTTCCTCTCGCCGTGCGTGCTGCCCGTGGTGCCCGGCTACCTGGGCTACGTCTCCGGTCTCGCCGGGCAGGGCACCTCCGGGGCTTCTGCCCGCACCCGCCCCGCCACCGGGCGCATGCTCGCCGGCAGCGCTCTGTTCGTGGCCGGGTTCACCGTGGTGTTCCTGATCCTGGGCGGTTTCGCGGGGGCGCTGGGTTATCTGCTGCAGGAGTACGCGCTGTGGATCGACCGGGTGGCCGGAGCGATCGTGATCCTCATGGGCCTGGTGTTCATGGGGGTGATCCCCGGACTGTCCGGCACCCGCCGCGTCTCCACGAAGCGGCCGGACGCCGGACTGCTGGGCGCCCCGGTGATGGGGCTGATCTTCGGTCTCAGCTGGACCCCGTGCATCGGCCCCACGTATGCGGCGATCGTCGCGCTGTCCCTGGACGGCGGCGACGGGGCGGTGCTGCGCGGCGCCCTGCTCTCCCTCGCCTACTCGCTGGGCCTGGGCATCCCCTTCGTGCTGTTCGCGCTGCTGTTCGACCGCGCGCTGGGCGTGAGCAGGAAGCTCGCCGCGCACCGCCGCACCATCGGCCTGCTCTCCGGGGCGCTGCTGATCGCGATCGGCGTGCTGCTGATGACTGGCGTGTGGGCGGACTGGATGAGCCGCCTGCAGGGCATGATCTCGACCTTCGAGCCGGTGGTGTGA
- a CDS encoding TlpA family protein disulfide reductase, which translates to MTTHPTRRRLLGAAGSLTGALLLAACGTDTSDRYSSGEAGYVSGTGVAVEIAAADRAEPLEIVGTTYDDEEFTSASHRGDVLVVNVWYASCPPCRKEAPDLQAIHEDYQDQGVQFVGVNVRDAEGPARAFEETYGITYPSMPDADAEIMYALRGQVAPNAVPSTLVLDREGRVAARISGAADPSVLRAMIDAVIEE; encoded by the coding sequence GTGACCACGCATCCCACCCGGCGCCGCCTGCTGGGCGCCGCCGGCTCCCTCACGGGCGCGCTCCTGCTGGCCGCCTGCGGGACTGACACCTCCGACCGCTACTCCTCCGGCGAGGCCGGCTACGTCTCCGGCACCGGCGTGGCCGTGGAGATCGCCGCCGCGGACCGCGCCGAGCCGCTCGAGATCGTGGGCACCACCTACGACGACGAGGAGTTCACCTCCGCCTCCCACCGCGGGGACGTGCTGGTGGTGAACGTCTGGTACGCCTCCTGCCCGCCCTGCCGCAAGGAGGCCCCGGACCTCCAGGCCATCCACGAGGACTACCAGGACCAGGGCGTGCAGTTCGTGGGTGTCAACGTGCGCGACGCCGAGGGCCCTGCCCGCGCCTTCGAGGAGACCTACGGCATCACCTACCCGTCCATGCCCGATGCGGACGCGGAGATCATGTACGCGCTGCGCGGCCAGGTGGCCCCCAACGCCGTGCCCTCCACCCTGGTGCTGGACCGCGAGGGCCGGGTCGCCGCCCGCATCTCCGGCGCGGCGGACCCCTCCGTGCTGCGCGCGATGATCGATGCGGTGATCGAGGAATGA
- a CDS encoding histidine phosphatase family protein, whose amino-acid sequence MSTTTVHLVRHGEVRNPERILYGRLPGYRLTERGEQMAALVGDHLAAADVALVRSSPLLRAQQTAAPIAAPHGLEVTADQRLIESGNRFEGQRMGHGDARLSDPRNWRWFLDPFRPSWGEPYREQVARVVSAVQDAREQAEGREAVLVLHQLPIWVTRRSAEGKPLWHDPRRRQCGLCSVTSLRFVGPHLAGVDYAEPAAALYDGAVDATGGRLT is encoded by the coding sequence ATGAGCACGACCACGGTCCACCTGGTCCGCCACGGCGAGGTGCGCAACCCCGAACGCATCCTGTACGGGCGCCTGCCGGGGTACCGGCTCACCGAGCGCGGCGAGCAGATGGCCGCGCTGGTGGGCGATCACCTCGCCGCCGCCGATGTCGCCCTGGTGCGCTCCTCCCCGCTGCTGCGCGCCCAGCAGACCGCCGCCCCGATCGCGGCCCCGCACGGCCTGGAGGTCACCGCCGACCAGCGGCTGATCGAGTCCGGGAACCGCTTCGAGGGGCAGCGGATGGGCCACGGCGACGCCCGGCTCTCCGATCCGCGGAACTGGCGCTGGTTCCTCGACCCCTTCCGCCCCTCCTGGGGCGAGCCCTATCGCGAGCAGGTGGCCCGCGTGGTCTCCGCCGTGCAGGACGCCCGCGAGCAGGCCGAGGGCCGGGAGGCGGTGCTGGTGCTGCACCAGCTGCCGATCTGGGTCACCCGCCGCAGCGCGGAGGGCAAGCCGCTCTGGCACGATCCCCGTCGGCGCCAGTGCGGGCTGTGCTCGGTGACCAGCCTGCGCTTCGTGGGCCCGCACCTGGCGGGCGTGGACTACGCCGAGCCCGCCGCCGCCCTCTACGACGGGGCCGTCGACGCCACAGGAGGCCGGCTCACGTGA
- a CDS encoding MarR family winged helix-turn-helix transcriptional regulator — protein sequence MHTMKAGGAGAPSTADGLWLSGDEQEAWRTYLYATTLLADRFSEALQSDPEIALTLGEYEILVRLSEAEDQFLRMSELADKVVHSRSRLTHTVSRMEKRGLVERVRCAADGRGRQAQLTREGREMLERAAPVHVRSVRTHLLDVIGHDDLLELGRILGRTLDEDAPIAIGCPAGHGGEAAPR from the coding sequence ATGCACACCATGAAGGCAGGCGGCGCGGGGGCGCCCTCCACCGCGGACGGGCTCTGGCTCAGCGGCGACGAGCAGGAGGCCTGGCGCACCTACCTGTACGCGACAACGCTGCTGGCGGACCGCTTCAGTGAGGCGCTGCAGTCGGACCCGGAGATCGCGCTCACCCTGGGCGAGTACGAGATCCTGGTGCGGCTCTCCGAGGCGGAGGACCAGTTCCTGCGCATGTCCGAGCTCGCGGACAAGGTGGTCCATTCCCGCTCCCGCCTCACCCACACCGTGAGCCGCATGGAGAAGCGCGGACTGGTGGAGCGGGTGCGCTGTGCGGCCGACGGGCGCGGCCGGCAGGCCCAGCTCACCCGGGAGGGGCGGGAGATGCTCGAGCGCGCCGCCCCCGTGCACGTGCGCTCCGTGCGCACGCACCTGCTGGACGTGATCGGGCACGACGACCTGCTCGAGCTGGGCCGGATCCTGGGCCGCACCCTCGACGAGGACGCCCCGATCGCGATCGGATGTCCTGCTGGTCACGGTGGTGAGGCCGCTCCCCGCTGA
- a CDS encoding YceI family protein, whose protein sequence is MNDLTPGTWTLDPTHTAASFTVRHAGISKVRGQFTELEGALQVAEGGQDLAFSATLKTESVSTSNADRDGHLRSGDFFDAETFPEIRFTSTGVEGETLTGELTIRDITKPVSLDFAYEGAATDPFGTYRAGFTGETTISRKEFGLTWNAALEAGGVLVADEVKISIEAEFTAPTAA, encoded by the coding sequence ATGAACGACCTCACCCCCGGCACCTGGACCCTCGATCCCACCCACACCGCCGCCTCCTTCACCGTGCGCCACGCCGGCATCTCCAAGGTGCGCGGCCAGTTCACCGAGCTCGAGGGCGCCCTGCAGGTGGCCGAGGGCGGCCAGGACCTCGCCTTCTCCGCCACCCTGAAGACCGAGTCGGTCAGCACCTCCAACGCCGATCGCGACGGCCACCTGCGCAGCGGCGACTTCTTCGACGCGGAGACCTTCCCGGAGATCCGCTTCACCTCCACCGGGGTCGAGGGCGAGACCCTCACCGGCGAGCTCACCATCCGCGACATCACCAAGCCGGTCAGCCTGGACTTCGCCTACGAGGGCGCGGCCACCGATCCCTTCGGCACCTACCGCGCCGGCTTCACCGGTGAGACCACGATCTCCCGCAAGGAGTTCGGCCTCACCTGGAACGCCGCCCTCGAGGCCGGCGGCGTGCTGGTGGCCGACGAGGTCAAGATCTCCATCGAGGCCGAGTTCACGGCGCCCACCGCCGCCTGA